The following are encoded in a window of Mycobacterium sp. ELW1 genomic DNA:
- the uvrB gene encoding excinuclease ABC subunit UvrB yields MAFATEHPVIAHSEYRPAADAVTGLVRSGAEFEVVSEYEPAGDQPAAIEELERRIRSGERDVVLLGATGTGKSATTAWLIERLQRPTLVMAPNKTLAAQLANELREMLPHNAVEYFVSYYDYYQPEAYIAQTDTYIEKDSSINDDVERLRHSATSSLLSRRDVVVVASVSCIYGLGTPQSYLDRSVELEVGTEVPRDGLLRLLVDVQYTRNDLSFTRGSFRVRGDTVEIIPSYEELAVRIEFFGDEIEALYYLHPLTGDVVRQVDSLRIFPATHYVAGPERMAIAISTIEQELAERLAELENQGKLLEAQRLRMRTNYDIEMMRQVGFCSGIENYSRHIDGRPAGSAPATLLDYFPEDFLLVIDESHVTVPQIGGMYEGDMSRKRNLVEFGFRLPSAVDNRPLTWEEFADRIGQTVYLSATPGPYELSQTSGEFVEQVIRPTGLLDPKVVVKPTKGQIDDLIGEIRARTERDERVLVTTLTKKMAEDLTDYLLEMGIRVRYLHSEVDTLRRVELLRQLRLGEYDVLVGINLLREGLDLPEVSLVAILDADKEGFLRSTRSLIQTIGRAARNVSGEVHMYADKLTDSMKEAIDETERRRAKQIAYNEERGIDPQPLRKKIADILDQVYREADDTEAIEVGGSGRNASRGRRAQGEPGRAVSAGIVEGRDTSNMPRAELADLIKDLTAQMMTAARDLQFELAARIRDEIADLKKELRGMDAAGLK; encoded by the coding sequence ATGGCATTCGCTACCGAACACCCGGTGATCGCTCACTCGGAGTACCGGCCTGCCGCCGACGCCGTGACTGGCCTGGTGCGCAGCGGCGCCGAGTTCGAGGTGGTCAGTGAGTACGAGCCCGCCGGTGACCAGCCCGCCGCGATCGAGGAACTGGAGCGCCGGATCAGGTCGGGGGAGCGCGACGTCGTGCTGCTCGGCGCGACGGGCACCGGTAAGTCCGCGACCACGGCGTGGCTGATCGAACGGCTGCAGCGGCCCACGCTGGTGATGGCGCCGAACAAGACGCTGGCCGCCCAGCTTGCCAACGAGTTGCGGGAGATGTTGCCGCACAACGCCGTTGAATACTTCGTTTCGTACTACGACTACTACCAGCCTGAGGCGTACATCGCCCAGACGGACACCTACATCGAGAAGGACAGCTCGATCAACGACGACGTGGAGCGGTTGCGCCACTCGGCGACGTCGAGTCTGCTGTCCCGACGCGATGTCGTCGTCGTCGCGTCGGTGTCGTGCATCTACGGCCTCGGTACCCCGCAGTCGTACCTCGACCGCTCGGTCGAATTGGAGGTCGGCACCGAAGTACCCCGGGACGGCCTGCTGCGGCTGCTCGTCGACGTCCAGTACACCCGCAACGACCTGTCCTTCACCCGTGGTTCGTTCCGCGTGCGCGGCGACACCGTCGAGATCATCCCGTCCTACGAGGAGCTGGCGGTGCGCATCGAGTTCTTCGGTGACGAGATCGAGGCGCTGTACTACCTGCATCCGCTGACCGGCGACGTGGTCCGCCAGGTCGACTCGCTGCGGATTTTCCCGGCCACCCACTACGTGGCGGGTCCGGAGCGGATGGCAATCGCCATCTCGACGATCGAGCAGGAGCTGGCGGAGCGGCTGGCTGAGCTGGAGAACCAGGGCAAGCTGCTCGAAGCCCAGCGGTTGCGGATGCGCACCAACTACGACATCGAGATGATGCGCCAGGTCGGCTTCTGCTCTGGCATCGAGAACTATTCGCGCCACATCGACGGCCGGCCGGCCGGGTCGGCCCCCGCGACGCTGCTGGACTACTTCCCCGAGGACTTCCTGCTGGTGATCGACGAGTCCCACGTCACCGTCCCGCAGATCGGCGGCATGTACGAGGGCGATATGTCCCGCAAGCGCAACCTCGTCGAGTTCGGCTTCCGGCTGCCGTCGGCCGTGGACAACCGGCCCCTGACCTGGGAAGAGTTCGCCGACCGGATCGGGCAGACGGTCTACCTGTCGGCGACACCGGGACCCTATGAGCTCAGCCAGACCAGTGGTGAGTTCGTCGAGCAGGTGATCCGCCCGACCGGCCTGCTCGATCCGAAGGTCGTGGTCAAGCCGACCAAGGGCCAGATCGATGACCTGATCGGCGAGATCCGGGCCCGCACCGAACGCGACGAGCGGGTCCTGGTCACCACCCTGACCAAGAAGATGGCCGAGGACCTCACCGACTACCTGCTCGAGATGGGCATCCGGGTGCGCTACCTGCACTCCGAGGTCGACACGCTGCGTCGCGTCGAGCTGCTGCGGCAGCTGCGCCTCGGCGAATACGACGTGCTGGTCGGTATCAACCTGCTCCGCGAAGGTCTGGACCTTCCCGAGGTCTCCCTGGTGGCGATTCTGGACGCCGACAAGGAGGGGTTCCTGCGCTCGACCCGAAGCCTGATCCAGACCATCGGCCGCGCGGCGCGCAACGTGTCCGGCGAGGTGCACATGTACGCCGACAAGCTCACCGATTCGATGAAGGAAGCCATCGACGAGACCGAGCGGCGTCGCGCCAAGCAGATCGCTTACAACGAAGAGCGCGGCATCGACCCGCAGCCGCTGCGCAAGAAGATCGCGGACATCCTGGATCAGGTGTACCGGGAGGCCGACGACACCGAAGCGATCGAGGTCGGCGGCTCGGGGCGCAACGCCTCCCGGGGTCGGCGGGCGCAGGGCGAACCGGGACGTGCGGTCAGCGCGGGCATCGTCGAGGGCCGTGACACCTCGAACATGCCGCGGGCCGAACTCGCGGACCTGATCAAGGATTTGACCGCGCAGATGATGACGGCGGCGCGCGATTTGCAGTTCGAGCTGGCCGCCCGGATCCGCGACGAGATCGCGGATCTGAAGAAGGAATTGCGCGGCATGGACGCGGCCGGGCTGAAATAG
- a CDS encoding MFS transporter: MTETTASAAGSWRELLGRDYLGAVIVLAGGVAIYAINEFITISLLPSAVADIGGERLYAWVTTVYLVASVTAATTVGPILTRFGPRAAYLGALLSFAGGSALCTLAPTMPLLLAGRVVQGLAGGVLAGLGYAVISAALPDRLWTRASAVVSAMWGVGTLVGPATGGLFAQFGLWRGGFGLLAVLAVAMSLLVPLALPARADTDHQPPRTRIPVWSLLLLGVAALTVSAAVIPHSAGVIGGLLAVGAVLVAVFIVVDRRASAAVLPRKAFEPGPLKWIYLTLGLLMAATMVDMYVPLFGQRLGGLAPVVAGFLGAALSVGWTVGEIASASITNVRITVRVVAIAPVVMAAGLTLAAVTQTDSAPTTVVALWAVALAITGCGIGMAWPHLSAWAMGSVVDDAPQQAVAAAAINTVQLMCGAFGAGMAGVVVNLRLAPDASASRLMFGAFAVLAGVGVVASYRSGRGRAD, encoded by the coding sequence ATGACCGAGACGACCGCATCGGCCGCAGGCAGCTGGCGTGAGCTGCTGGGCCGTGACTATCTCGGCGCCGTCATCGTGCTGGCCGGTGGTGTGGCGATCTATGCCATCAACGAATTCATCACCATCAGTCTGCTTCCGAGCGCCGTCGCCGACATCGGTGGTGAGCGGCTCTACGCCTGGGTGACGACGGTGTACCTGGTCGCGTCGGTGACCGCGGCGACGACGGTGGGACCGATTCTGACGCGATTCGGCCCGCGCGCGGCGTATCTGGGCGCGTTGCTGTCCTTCGCAGGGGGCAGTGCGCTGTGCACGCTGGCGCCGACGATGCCGCTGCTTCTCGCCGGGCGGGTGGTCCAGGGCTTGGCCGGTGGTGTGCTGGCCGGTCTCGGCTATGCGGTGATCAGTGCGGCGCTGCCCGACCGGTTGTGGACCCGCGCTTCGGCGGTGGTCTCGGCGATGTGGGGAGTCGGCACCCTGGTGGGTCCGGCCACTGGTGGCCTGTTCGCCCAATTCGGCTTGTGGCGAGGCGGATTCGGATTGCTTGCGGTTCTAGCAGTGGCGATGAGTCTACTGGTGCCGCTGGCGTTGCCGGCCCGGGCCGACACCGACCATCAGCCACCTCGGACGCGAATTCCGGTGTGGTCGTTGCTGCTTCTCGGTGTGGCAGCGCTGACGGTCAGCGCGGCGGTGATTCCGCACAGCGCAGGCGTCATCGGGGGACTGCTGGCCGTTGGTGCGGTGCTGGTGGCGGTGTTCATTGTCGTCGACCGCCGGGCTTCGGCTGCCGTACTGCCGCGCAAAGCATTCGAGCCGGGGCCGTTGAAGTGGATCTACCTGACCCTGGGCTTGTTGATGGCGGCCACGATGGTGGACATGTACGTGCCGCTGTTCGGTCAGCGGCTGGGTGGGCTGGCCCCGGTCGTGGCGGGTTTCCTGGGCGCGGCTCTGTCGGTGGGCTGGACGGTCGGGGAGATTGCCAGCGCGTCGATCACCAATGTCCGGATCACGGTGCGGGTGGTGGCGATCGCCCCAGTGGTGATGGCTGCGGGTCTGACGCTGGCGGCGGTGACCCAAACCGACAGTGCGCCAACAACAGTCGTAGCCCTGTGGGCGGTTGCGCTGGCGATCACGGGGTGCGGCATCGGGATGGCGTGGCCGCATCTCTCGGCCTGGGCGATGGGCTCGGTGGTCGACGACGCGCCTCAGCAGGCGGTGGCCGCGGCCGCGATCAACACCGTGCAGCTGATGTGCGGCGCGTTCGGCGCGGGGATGGCCGGTGTCGTGGTGAATCTGCGGCTTGCGCCCGATGCGAGCGCGAGCCGGCTGATGTTCGGTGCGTTCGCTGTTCTGGCGGGAGTGGGCGTGGTGGCCTCCTACCGATCTGGGCGCGGCCGGGCGGACTGA
- a CDS encoding MgtC/SapB family protein, with product MQIWLADPPLLGGPGQGTRQIVELLIAFGLTALIGLEREIHGKSAGLRTQAIVGTASALILIVSKYGFFDVLTPGLVEVDPSRVAAQIVSGIGFLGAGLIITRQGAVHGLTTAAAIWECAAIGMAAAAGLVKLAIVVTILHFVIVLGFNPLSRRLTARLAGSVRLRVTYDVDRGVLTRILATCEKHQWSLTELSTDSDGGVMLTLSGTQILRAPTTVAAIAGVTGVHRLDEKDE from the coding sequence ATGCAGATCTGGTTGGCCGACCCGCCGTTGCTCGGCGGTCCCGGACAGGGCACCCGGCAGATCGTCGAACTCCTGATCGCCTTCGGGCTGACCGCCTTGATCGGCCTGGAGCGCGAGATTCACGGCAAGAGCGCCGGCCTGCGTACCCAGGCGATCGTCGGCACGGCATCGGCGCTGATCCTGATCGTCAGCAAGTACGGCTTCTTCGACGTGCTGACCCCGGGACTGGTCGAGGTCGACCCGTCGCGGGTGGCCGCCCAGATCGTCTCCGGCATCGGCTTCCTCGGCGCCGGGTTGATCATCACCCGCCAAGGCGCCGTGCACGGGCTGACCACGGCGGCAGCGATCTGGGAGTGCGCGGCCATCGGCATGGCCGCCGCCGCGGGACTGGTGAAGCTCGCGATCGTCGTCACGATCCTTCACTTCGTGATCGTCCTGGGCTTCAACCCGCTCAGCAGACGTCTCACCGCGCGGCTGGCCGGCTCGGTGCGCCTGCGGGTCACCTACGACGTTGACCGCGGCGTGCTGACCCGCATCCTCGCCACCTGTGAAAAGCACCAGTGGAGCCTGACCGAGCTGAGTACCGACAGCGACGGCGGTGTCATGTTGACGTTGTCGGGCACCCAAATCCTGCGCGCCCCAACCACAGTCGCAGCGATAGCCGGCGTCACCGGGGTGCACCGGCTCGACGAGAAGGACGAGTAG
- a CDS encoding alpha/beta hydrolase yields the protein MPAPTENLTVRLRDGRSVCYAQYGAPDGEVVVNAHGGLACRLDVAAADAAARTAGVRLISPDRPGIGGSDAQPGRTLLDWVDDVADLMDQLGVGRFAGMGWSMGGQYAAALAWALPDRVRRVAIVAGALPLTEPGVFARLPAFDRIYTRLSQRAPWLVTPCFAAMALAARRAPALYGRLAAGQLGAADAAVLRDEGYEEFARMSAEALRRPDGVAEDYRAWMRPWGFAPEQITVPTDVWGGQQDELVDHAWPPELARRIPGATLHERPGGHFLAHLYYPAIFASLLGNG from the coding sequence ATGCCCGCACCGACCGAAAACCTCACTGTGCGACTGCGTGACGGGCGGTCGGTGTGTTACGCGCAGTACGGCGCACCCGACGGCGAGGTCGTCGTCAACGCCCACGGCGGACTGGCTTGCCGGCTGGATGTGGCCGCCGCTGACGCCGCCGCACGCACTGCCGGCGTCCGGTTGATCTCGCCGGACCGGCCCGGAATCGGTGGATCCGACGCGCAGCCCGGCCGCACCCTCCTGGACTGGGTCGACGACGTGGCCGACCTGATGGACCAGCTCGGCGTCGGGCGCTTCGCCGGGATGGGTTGGTCGATGGGTGGCCAGTACGCGGCCGCGCTCGCCTGGGCGCTGCCCGACCGGGTGCGGCGGGTGGCGATCGTCGCCGGGGCGCTGCCGCTGACCGAGCCGGGAGTGTTCGCGCGACTGCCGGCGTTCGACCGGATCTACACCCGGCTGTCACAACGCGCGCCGTGGCTGGTCACACCGTGCTTCGCCGCGATGGCGCTGGCCGCGCGGCGGGCGCCCGCACTATATGGGCGCCTCGCTGCCGGTCAGCTGGGCGCGGCGGATGCCGCCGTGTTGCGTGACGAGGGCTACGAGGAGTTCGCCCGGATGTCCGCCGAAGCCCTGCGCCGACCCGACGGTGTGGCCGAGGACTACCGCGCCTGGATGCGACCGTGGGGGTTCGCTCCCGAACAGATCACCGTGCCGACCGACGTCTGGGGCGGTCAGCAAGACGAACTGGTCGACCACGCCTGGCCGCCCGAGCTGGCCCGCCGCATTCCCGGCGCGACCCTGCACGAGCGACCCGGCGGGCACTTCCTGGCTCACCTCTACTACCCGGCGATCTTCGCGAGCTTGCTCGGCAACGGTTGA